A stretch of the Musa acuminata AAA Group cultivar baxijiao chromosome BXJ2-7, Cavendish_Baxijiao_AAA, whole genome shotgun sequence genome encodes the following:
- the LOC135616313 gene encoding pollen-specific protein C13-like — protein sequence MASHLRVFTALCLLSTFLCMVGFAIAAPNLVVEGRVYCDTCRAGFETKATEYIEGAKVKLECKNYTTGASTLTAVAVTNNKGTYQIPVSDDHQEESCAVMLVSSPRNDCSEISDGRNHAAVVLTHNVGITSSVRYANSLGFLKDVPLASCGQMLMQYALGVDD from the exons ATGGCGAGTCACCTTCGCGTGTTCACTGCACTCTGCCTCCTCTCCACCTTCCTTTGCATGGTGGGGTTCGCAATCGCCGCTCCAAATCTTGTCGTAGAAGGCCGCGTCTACTGCGACACTTGCCGCGCCGGCTTCGAGACGAAGGCCACCGAGTACATCGAAG GTGCCAAGGTGAAGCTGGAGTGCAAGAACTACACGACGGGCGCGAGCACCTTGACCGCGGTGGCAGTGACGAACAACAAGGGAACCTACCAAATCCCCGTGTCCGACGACCACCAAGAGGAATCCTGCGCGGTGATGCTGGTGTCGAGCCCTCGTAACGACTGCTCCGAGATCAGCGACGGGAGGAACCACGCGGCTGTTGTGCTCACCCACAATGTTGGGATCACCTCCAGCGTTCGCTACGCCAATTCTTTGGGCTTCCTCAAGGACGTGCCTCTCGCCTCCTGCGGGCAAATGCTCATGCAATATGCCCTCGGCGTTGATGACTAA